The nucleotide sequence AAGGGTTTAACCCAGAAAAAGCAGAAGGAAGTAATTAAAGCGTTTAAAATGGGCATTTATGATGTTTTAATATCTACAAGCGTGGCTGAAGAGGGTATAGACATCCCTGCAGTTGACCTTGTGGTTCTCTATGAGCCCGTACCATCAGAAATAAGAATGATACAACGTCGGGGCAGGACTGGAAGGAAAAATAAAGGTAAAATGTATATATTAATCACTAAAGGAACACGTGATGAAGCTTATTACTGGACGAGCATCAACAAAGAGAAAAGAATGAAATCACAGCTTTCAAAGAGGGTTAAAAGGAACATAGCGCCAAAAGAAATAGTAAAAGTCATTCCAAGGGAAGGCGAAGATGGGGAACTTAGACCAGTAATCTTTGCAGATTCCAGAGAAGGTAATTCAAGGGTTTTAAGGGAACTTGATAAGCTGAATGTTGAAATTAAAACAATGAGTCTCCCTGTGGCTGATTATCAGGTTAGCGACGAAGTAGGGATCGAAAGGAAATCTACAAAGGATTTTATAAGTTCAATAATTGATAAAAGACTTTACAAGCAGGCGCGGGAACTCGTTGAAAACTTCAGAAAGCCAGTAATAATACTGGAAGGAGAAGACCTTTATTCATCCCTTATTCATCCAAATGCTGTTAGAGGAGCGCTTGCATCCCTTGCAGTGGACTTCGGTATCCCTGTAATTCCAACAAGGAGTGAAGAAGATACTGCAGCCATGTTAATACGAATTGCTATAAGAGAGCAGCTAAAAGATAGATCTGAAATTCAGGTTAGAACGGAGAAGAAACCATTGACTTTGTACGAGCAGCAGCTATTTATTGTGGAATCACTGCCTAATGTGGGGCCTGTTACTGCTAAAAAGCTTCTTGAAGAATTTGGTTCAGTTAAAAATGTTATAAATGCTTCAGAAGGCGAACTTAAAAAGGTTGAAGGGATTGGAGATAAAATCGCCAAGAAAATAGTAGACGTTTTAGGTTCAAACTTCAGAAAACTTGGTGATGTGAAAATTAAAAAGCTTACAGAAATGGATGAAAAGGGCAAATAATTAAGAACTCAATTATTTTAAACAATTGATGTAAATAATAATAAATAGAAGAAAAAATTTATTACTAATCAACAGATGAATGAAAATTATAAAAGAAAACGTTGCAAATAAGATTGAAAAGCTAATTTTTTGATAAATTTATTCGGGAAACTCTACAGTATTAAATAAGAAGACCTTTAATAGAATGGGAGACGTGATTGAAATAGTTAGAATCGATTGGGGAGAAATAACCCAAAGAGAACTGAAACTCATTATAAAGGACCTGGAAGATGATTTAGCTCATTGTAGAGAAAAAATAGTAGAGCTTCAGAATGAAGTATTAGAAGAACAGACTCATGAAAAACGGTTATTACAGAGATTAAGAGAATTAAGGAAACATCAGCATGAACAAAATAGAAATCTGTAAAGAAATAGCAAGAAATGGCAGTTTAATTATTTTTAAAGATATTTTAATCAGGAGTGAAGATATTGCGTATTTTAATGGATGAAAGGGGCAAAAAATACATTGCCCGTGATGAAGAGTTTCACACTAACTTCGGTTTTATAAAAAAAGAGGATATGGAAAACTGCAAGCCTGGAGATGTACTGCAAACACATATGGGGCATAATTTCAAGGTTTTAAAGGCCAATATCAATGATTATATTGATTTAATGGAGAGGAAATGCTCAATAATACTACCAAAGGACATTGGAATCATCATCGCAAATACAGGAATCGGTTGTGGTGATCGGGTGGTTGATGCTGGAACAGGGGCTGGGGCCACTGCACTGCACTTTGGAAATGTTGTGGGAGAAAAAGGCGCTGTTTACTCTTATGAGATAAGAGAAGACTTCAGTGAAATTGCAAAGCGAAATATTGAAGGATTTGGCCTTACAAATGTACATATAAAGTGTAAAGACATACTAGATGGAATAGAAGAGGAAGACATTGATCTGGTATTTTTAGATCTTCCCAAACCATGGGATGTTATAGAAAATGCTAAATCTGCCCTTAAAATCAGTGGCTACGTTGCAACTTACACACCGTATATTGAACAGGTCCAGATACTTCATAAGGTCCTTAAAAAATATGAATTCTCTAATTTAACCACAATTGAATGTATTTCACGCGAAATTGAAGTTAAAAATAAGGGTACAAGGCCAAAAACCAGGGCCGTGGGGCATACTGGATATTTAACATTTGCAAGAAATTTATAAAATACCCCTAAATTTAATATAATAAACTCAGATAAAAATAAAATGGAAATTATAACAATTATAATTTAATGGTGTATTTATGGCCTTCAATCAACAAAATATCATTTCAATACGGGATTTCGATAAAAAAGATATAGAATATATCTTAAAAATCGCTACAAAGATGGAACCCATCGCCAGATCAAAACAGAAGTCGGATATTCTGTTTGGAAAACTGTTGGGAATGCTTTTCTATGAGCCATCAACAAGGACGCGCCTCTCTTTTGAAGCCGCCATGAAACGCCTTGGAGGTAGTACCATTGGCTTTGCAGAAGCGGGCACAAGTTCGGCTACCAAAGGAGAGAATTTAACAGATACTGCCAGAATAGTGGGTGAATATTCTGATGCGCTGGTCATAAGACATAATAAGGAAGGTACAGCGCGATTTGTAGCTGATATAGTTGATGTTCCCGTGATTAATGCAGGAGATGGGGCTGGTCAGCACCCAACACAGACCCTTCTGGATCTCTTTACAATGAAACGGATCTTTGGAAAAATCGATGATCTTCATATCTCACTTGTAGGAGACCTTAAATATGGCCGAACTGTCCATTCACTTGCATACGCACTTGCAATGTTTAATGTGGATGTTAGTTTTGTATCTCCAAAAGAACTGAAGATGCCTCATGAAATTCTCCATGATCTTGGAAAGAGTGGAGTGGAAGTATATGAGACTGAAGATATCCATGACATACTGGATAAAACAGACATTCTCTATGTTACCAGGATTCAAAAGGAAAGATTCCCTGATCCGCAAGAATATTCAAAGATAAAGGGAGCTTATACAATCGATTCCAACCTTCTTGAAGGTAGTAATGCTGTTGTAATGCATCCACTTCCAAGGGTTGATGAAATATCCCATGATGTTGATAATACCAGATATGAAAAATATTTTGAGCAGGCATTTTATGGTGTACCTGTTAGAATGGCCCTTCTAAAATCACTGATAAAATAAATACACATAGATAAATCATTGTACTAAATTTTTATTTAAAATAAGCTCAGTACTCAATTACAGGCTCAACTAAGTTTTTAAATACAAAATAAAAGAGGTCAATTTCAAGTGTAAAAACAAGCAAAATTTAAAAATTTTGCAGCCGCGAATCGTAGATGCGCCTGCTCAAACACAAAATGTTTGTAAGCTACGATTTTTGAGTGTAATTAAAAAATTTAAAGATTTTTTTTATGCGCTCCACATTGCATCTTCAAGAAGGCCTATTTCACACTGCAGATCGATAATATTTGTTCTACCTTTTCCACGTCCCCTTGAAATTGTTTTGGTTGAGATTAAACCCAGCATCTCCAGTTCGTTTATAAAGTCAAATATCCTCCTGTAAGAGACTGAATCTCCCTTTGAAAACTCTTTATAAACTTCATAAAGCCTTCCTGATGTTATTTCCTCTTTTCGCTTTGTAAGATAGAGTAAAGACTCTAAAACTTTCTGCTGCTGACTTGGTAATGTCATTATAATGTCTGTAACTTTATTATGTTCAATATAATCCTTAGCTTCTCTTACATATTCCTCATAGACAATATCTGAGCTTTTTTCATCTGCAAGTTCCCCTGAGGTTCTCAGGAGGTCCAGAGCATATCTTGCGTCGCCTTCTTCCTTAGCTGCAAGAGCTGCGCAGAGTGGAATAACATCATCATCCAGGGCATTCTCCCTGAAAGATAACTCAGCACGTTCTTTTAGAATATCTACAAGTTGTTGAGCATTATATGGTGGAAAAACAATTTCTCGATCCCGTAAACTACTTTTTACACGTGGTTTTATGAACTTTTTAAATTCAACATAGTTACTTATTGACGCTATTGCAACGTTATCAGTTCTTGTAAGAGTGTAAAGAAGACCATCACCATCATTTTTTAACAATATATCAATTTCATCAAGAAGAATAATCAAAATAAGGTCTTTTCCAAACACATTCTTTTTAAACAAATTTCTGAATGACTGAATCACTTCAGCCTTGGTCCAACCCCTGTATGGGACATTTTGACCTAACTGCTGGCACAAATGAGCTATAACCTGATATTCAGTCGTATAATCAGTGCATCTAACATATTCAACCCGTACATTAACATTTTTTTCCTTTGCAACCTGTAATAGTTGTTTCTTTGCAAGTTTTGCCACAGCTGTTTTTCCTGTACCGGTCTTACCATAGATGGTAACATCTGGTGGAGTTACATTTCTCAATGCCTCAATCCAGTATTTTGCCACAGATCTGATCTGTTCTTCCCTGTGAGGTAATTTATCAGGTAAGAACCGATGATCCAGATATTTTTTATATTTAAAAACAGTATTTTTCTCACCAAGTTCCTCGAAAATATTCATTTATACCACTCATTAAGTTAAAAAGAAGCTGAAATTAATAATTCATTAAGCTTCAGAATTTTTAGAGTTTAGATTTTTACACTTGAAATCTTTCTCTATTCTATTAAATTGTCTTTCAACAATATAAATGTTCAAACAGAGAGGTGCATTTCCACTGTAAAATAATACCTTTTATTTTTTAATTATTACTTTCAAAGGGAAATAGACATATGTTTCAAGTGTAATCATTTCTGGTTGAACTATCTTTTGCTATTTTTTTAATGAGACATGTATTTCAAGTGTAAAGAAAAAATAAAATATCTAAATTGATATCTCTTATTACGAAACCATTGCCAAATCAGAATTATATGATAAAAAATGAATAAAAGCTCTTTAATATACAAAAATAGACGTTAAAATATATATTATGGTAAATTACTGTTGTATAGGCACTTTATATAAAAAAAATATACTTGTTTTTAAATTATTATAATTTGATAATGTTTTCTGATAAAGATATCGAGACATATGTTTCAAGTGTATTATGAAGACGTTCAATATTAGAAGGTGAATTTCAAGTGTAAATAAATAAAAATAAATGTTTTGTGAGTGTTAACATTCATCCACAGGTAATTAAGATTTTATTTTTGATTTTGACATATGTTTCAAGTGTAAAATTGGAATTATTAAACAATATGTAAAAATAAGTCAGTAATTACTATAAAGATAGATGGTATGACGTCCATTTCAAGTGTAAAATTCAAACATCCCATGAAAAATGAATATATATCCATGATCTCAAAACTTTGGAATATTACTTTAAAGAGCATGTTTTTAATCTAAATCAATAGAAATGGATTAAAAAGTATCATACGAAATTATATAACTTTAATTTACATATAACACAACTATAGTTGAGATCCTTTATCTTATTAGGGCATTTCATAAACTCTGTCTTTCATATCATCCTAGATTCACTTTAACATTATTACGCTTTTCCAGGATTATATTTCTTCTATTTCAAGATTTTATATGAATAATTCGTATCTATAAGATTTGTTTATGTTAAAAATTGAATTGGCGGGTAAATTATTATTTTTTTGTAAAGAGTTATTAGATCCTGATAAAAGTTAAAAATTAGATTTAAAATGTTCAATATGTCATAAATAAAGCTTTTTAAATGTAAATTAAGTGTTGTAAAATACCAATAACAATATTTTTTTTAATTTTTAAGGTAGTTATAAGATTGAACACTTACAAATAGGAGTGAATATCTATTTATTCCAATTTGAAGCAATATTATGGCTTTGATTTGTTATTTAATAATATATTTCTTATATAAAACTTAATACAGTTCCTCTGGCTGAATATTTATTTAATATAGAATATTAAACAGGACCTTTCCCTCTTAAAGTTATAAACTTAAATTATTATTTTAAACAAAACAAATTCCTGAAAAAATATAAAGATCCTGTTAGATTTGTGTTTTTTTAGTCAAAAAAATAATGAAAAGCTTATACTGGTTATATAAATGAATTGTCTATTTTATCTCTCAAATGGGCTTTATTTTTTGTTCTTTATTTTGTTATACATTAAGTATAAGGATAATTTCATTAAATGATTTTTCTAAGAGCGTATTAGCAGTCCTTAAAAGGTTTTAAATATTCATATTTTAATATACTACATACTTTTGCAACTCCTAACGAGAATTATTTCCAGTGTAAAAGAATATTAAAATATTTTTATGATTTAATGGCTACTGATTATTTTTTAAAGTAAATAAGAGCGAATATCAGTTCTAATTGTTTTATACCTGTATTTCATAGAAATAAATAGTATTACTTGCTGAAACACTTATTAACAGTAAATTACAGTAAAATATTTAATCTTATGAACATGGGCTAAAACAAGGTGAATTTAATTGACTAAATTATTTCGGTGATAATATTGAGTTTCTAAAAAGTGTTTAATTAATATCATTAAAATTAGAGATAAAAACAGAATTAAATGTGTTCTATCAAATTTTATCCATCCAATTATTATGTCTATTATTCAGAGAAAAAATAATTTCAATTCTCTTATTCATTCAATACGTTAGATCCATTATCTAGAAAAAAATTGAGTTTTAGACTATTTCTTTAATCCCCTGATCAAAGTCAATTAGATTAACTTTTAATTTATCTACTTGTTTAAATTCTTATTTTCTTGAATAAAGTTTCTAACAAACTTTTTTATGTTTTATGATTCAAGCATAACAATTAGCTTATTTTAATATTGACACATGATTTCCATAAAAAGATTGAAAAGGTTTATTTTATTAAATTCCTATTAGAATCAGGTTAGTTCGTTCATTAATAACTTATAAACATATAAAAATATGAAAAACTAGATTTAGTTGGTTTTAAGTTAAACAAAGTATTTAGAAAGGAAATAGAATATTGGGAAAAAATAAATTCTATAATTCAATTTTATTATTTACACTTGAAATGGATGTCTAAACCTAAAAGACTTGATTTATGAAAATATTTTTTTTACACTTGAAATGCATCTCTCAATTACTAAAAAATGTTTAAAAAACAAGGATTATAATAAATTTAAATGATTAAATAAGAATAAAAATAGATCTAAAATGGAATCACATATAATATAGATTATAATTTAAAATAAAGAGCTTAAACGTACATATTATCTTGTTGAACGTTTTTCTGCTCTTCATCAATTATTCCAAATTTTTTCTGTATTTTCCAGATCCCCTGTAGTTTTGCTCTGAAAATTTTTTTTACAGTTGAAATCAATCTGTCCTTGCTCAGACCATCTTCGTAAATTTCTTCTGTAATCACAAAACTCTGCAAAACGTTATTTGGATGCTCCAGCTGGAAATCAACAAACTGACCGTTTAGCAGGAATCTGAAATCCCAGATAAATTTTTCTTTTTTATCATCAGTTAGTGCATTAATCTTAGAAACATGTTCAGGACTTACATTAGTTGCACAACCTATGACAATTAAATCATCTTTTCCCTTTGGCTGTATAACATCCAGAACATGGCCTTCAGGGTAATTTATTATGAAATGGAAATTTGTGTTATCATCTGGTACTTTCTGCCTGAAAAGACCCTCATCAGAGAGCCATTTTTGAACTTTATTTTCGATTTTTGACATTTTTAACACCCAGTTAAATTTCAAGTGTATAATTTTTGATTTATTGTCATCTACAGTTAATATATTTACTTATATTAGATTAAATAAATTTTATTGGATAAATTTTGAATTAACTAAAATAAAAGTGAATTTCATGGACCCTCGACTGAACATTATAATCATAATTTTTATTGCAGTAATACTGGATCTCATATTAGGCGAACCACCGGCAAAAATACATCCTGTAGTCTGGATGGGAAAATTAATTGACTACTTCAGGAACTATTTAATAAAATATAGGAATAAATTATCTGGGATACTATTAACATTGATTATTGCACTGATTTTTACACTTGCAACTTATGTCTTACTCAATTGGTTGACATTTAATTATATTATTTATATCTTGGTTTCTGCTGTAGTTTTATCCATCACATTTGCCATTAAAGCTTTATATAATGCTGCTGAAGGTATTGAAAATGATTTAAATGTTGATATAGTGAGAGCAAGGAAGTCTATGTCATATCTTGTTAGTAGAAATACAGATGAGCTTTCACAGAGCGAAATAGTATCTGCTGCTATTGAAACCCTCACAGAAAACATCACAGACTCTGTAATTGCTCCCCTTTTCTATGCATTCATATTTTCAGTTCCAGGTGCGGTTGTTTACAGAGCTATTAACACGCTTGATGCTATGGTGGGCTATAAGACTCCTGAAAACATTGAAATAGGCTGGTTTCCGGCAAAGACGGATGATGTTTTGAATTATATTCCTGCAAGAATAACGGGGATACTGGTTGTAATTGCAGCAGCTCTTTTAAGGATGGACTGGAGGAATGCATACAGGATTATGATGCGTGATGCAAGGAATCCTGAAAGCCCTAATTCAGGGTATCCTATGGCCGCTGCAGCAGGTGCACTCGGAATAAAACTAAAGAAAATAGGTTATTATGAAATAGGGGACGAGATAGACGTTTTAAGCCCCGATAAAGTTGCTAAAGCTGTATCACTTTCAAAAATGACCATAACGCTGTTTTTATTATCAGCAGCTATCCTTTATTTGTTAATTTTATTTATCTTTCTTTAAATTTAAATTAGAACAGTTAAACAGCATAATCTATATTATATAAAAAATATATTTACTGATATAATGAAAATAGCCATAATTACAATAACTGATGATGCACAGGTACTTGCATTCAGGCTTGCGGTCCGTTTAGAAGATGATCCTACTGTTATAACTGTAAGTATATTCCATAAAAACGTTAAAAATGCTTTAGAGGTAGCTTTCAGAGAATATGATTGTATAATTTGTATTATGGCTGCAGGAATTGTTGTCAGGAATATATGTGGTTTGATCAAGAATAAAATGGAGGATCCGGCAGTAATTGTAATGGATGATGCTGGAAAACATGTTATAAGTCTTCTTTCAGGTCATTTTGGCGGTGCAAATAGCATTGCATTGAAGACTGCAGAAATTATTGGTGCAAAGCCGGTTATAACAACTGCTACAGATGTCCATGGTAAAATTGGGATAGATACAATTGCAGGTAAATATTTCCTTGATATCGATGATCCTGGAAGGATAAAAGGGATAAACAATGCTCTTTTAGAGGATAAAACCCCTGATCTCTATATTCCAGAACGATTTAATTTTATTTTTGATGATCCTTTAATCACTAGCTCTTATAATGAATATAAATCTGTAGATGATCATTTAAAAGCCGTTTTTGAAGATAATGAAATAATTTTAAAACCAAAAAAGCTTGTTGCTGGGATAGGTGCACGGAAGGGTGTTTCGCAGGCTATGGTTCAGAAAGCCATTGAGGGCATGATATACCAGCTTGATCTATTTGTTGAGAGGATTGATGCAATTTCAACGGCTGAAATTAAGCAGCATGAATCAGGAATCATTGAAACAGCATTGAAACTTGATTTACCTCTGGAAATTGTTTCCATGGATAAAATTAAAAATTTTAATGATCCGCAGTGCTCAAAATCTGATTTTGTGAAGGATAAATTCGGTGTTTATGGAATATCAGAGCCATCAGCACTGATAGCAGCAGGTAAAGGTTCAAAGTTAATATTCCGAAAAACAGCGTTTAATGGGGTTACAGTAGCATTAGCAGTGTCGTCTAATTGATATTCATGATTAAAATTAATAGATAATTATTTATCACATATTCCTAAAAAGAGGATAACATAACTATTAAAACCAAAATGTTTTTTATTTATCAAATATAAAGAATAATAGTTAGACTATTTTATAAATTATTTTATTAGTAGTTATGGAGGCTATATTATGAGTGAAGATGCATTTGATCGTGTTAATCAAATATTACATCATATAATGGAAGATACAAGTGTCCCAAGGAATATTAGAAGGGCAGCGGAAGAATCTAAAGATATTTTGGCTAAGGATGATGAAGATCCTACTGTGCGTGCAAGTACGGTGATTTCAATACTTGATGAAATCAGTAATGACCCTAACATCCCTATTCATGCAAGAACGCTTATTTGGAATATTTTAAGCGAATTAGAGTCTATTTAAGACTAATTTAATTTAAATATTCATTAATTTCACTAATTTTTTGATTATAATATATCGTAAAAAGCTATCATGTCATATTTTATCGTATTTTTTTAAATTTTCCTAAAAGCCAGCTAATCTCATATATGAGATGGATGGAATAAGTCCAAGTTCTAATTTATTTTAACTGATTGAATTTAAGGCATTGGCTATAAACTGAGTTTTAGCTATATCTTCTATAAATTCAGCGAGAATGGCAGCTTCATCCAGATCGACACCTGCTGCAACAAGTCCATGATTTTTTAAAATTACCACATCCTCATTTTTCATTATTTGTGCTGTATCTTTTGCCAGTTCATCGCTTCCAGGCTTAGAGTACTTTACAAAAGGAATAACAGGATTTTTAATTACACCAAAACCCTCTAATCGTTTTAATGGCTTATCAGACATTGAAAAGCCTGTTGCATAAGGTGGATGCCCATGGACAATCCCCATTATGTCATCTCTATTTTTATAAATACCGAGATGTAAAAATGTCTCTGAAGAAGGTTTTTTATCCCCTTCCAACACATTTCCATCCAGATCAATGATTATGATATCGTTCTGGGTTACATTTTTTTTAGCAATACCGCTTCTCGTAATTGCCACTTTTTGAACACCATTTTCATCAAATCTGGCACTTATATTCCCTGATTTACCCGGTACAAGATGTTTTTTGTAAATATAATGAGATACTCTAATAATTTCCTTTATAATTCCATCTTTATCCATTTTAATCCCCTGAATCAGAAAAAAAATTTAGTTTGTAAATTTTAAAAGTTTTAAAACCCCTTTATTAAGAACGGGAACTTCACCGCATGTGGGCATAATGTTGTAGATCTTCTGGAACTCTGTCTGAGACTGGAATGTCCCTGAGTTAATCATGTGAATGCCTTTATGCTTCTTATAAGCGTTAATATGCACATGACCTGTATGGAAAACGTCAGGAATTTCTTCGATGACCAAATGATCTTCATATTCAGATGCAAGAGGGGTTCGTTCACCATAAATTGGGGCTAAATGCCTTTTTTCAAGTAATTCTTTCATAATCAGGTCTGATTCCTGGTGAGAAAGCCCCTTAATTGTCATGGCAAGATCATCAAAGCTTCTTCCATGATATATTAGTGTATTAATTCCATCAAGGCTCACAATCCCTGGATTACTTACAAATTCCACATTTTTAAGCTCACATAAAGATTTAGCATATTCTTCAGATATTGAGGGCTGTGGTTCAGCTAAACGTGTTGCATCGTGGTTTCCTGGGGCTATCACTATTTTTATGTCATTTCTAATTTCTCCAAACAGTCTTGCAGCTTCTTCATACTGTTGATAAATGTCTTTGATAGTGAGTTCTTTTTCCTGATGAGGATAAACTCCAATTCCATCCACCACATCTCCAGCTACAACTAAATATTTGACATTTTCAGCGATTTTAACCTGTTCATTATCTCCAAAGTCTGTATTTATCCATTTAATGAATTTATTGAAAGCATCTCCTAGGAAAGTGGAGCTTCCAATATGTACATCGCTGATAAAAACGGCTGAAAAGTCCATTGGTTTTTCGTCAATCCGGGGAACACCAGGATGAACGAGATCTGATGCTATTA is from Methanobacterium sp. and encodes:
- a CDS encoding ERCC4 domain-containing protein, which encodes KSEDDNDVAPYFNPVEVKWIKLELNKELKEIKEAIDATLKVRLDTLKRMGIIKSVNIGKREVLKIKGAAQNRIARSTHPPKKCYYAVSVLTAVINIQHSLELLETQGISTLNKYFERLRKKKTKAAKSLLVDENFKKAISLTKIAYEKGIEHPKLDKLAKVLKKELKENKDSRIIVFTQFRDTVDRIYEKCEEEGINAVKFFGQAAKEGEKGLTQKKQKEVIKAFKMGIYDVLISTSVAEEGIDIPAVDLVVLYEPVPSEIRMIQRRGRTGRKNKGKMYILITKGTRDEAYYWTSINKEKRMKSQLSKRVKRNIAPKEIVKVIPREGEDGELRPVIFADSREGNSRVLRELDKLNVEIKTMSLPVADYQVSDEVGIERKSTKDFISSIIDKRLYKQARELVENFRKPVIILEGEDLYSSLIHPNAVRGALASLAVDFGIPVIPTRSEEDTAAMLIRIAIREQLKDRSEIQVRTEKKPLTLYEQQLFIVESLPNVGPVTAKKLLEEFGSVKNVINASEGELKKVEGIGDKIAKKIVDVLGSNFRKLGDVKIKKLTEMDEKGK
- a CDS encoding tRNA (adenine-N1)-methyltransferase, producing the protein MRILMDERGKKYIARDEEFHTNFGFIKKEDMENCKPGDVLQTHMGHNFKVLKANINDYIDLMERKCSIILPKDIGIIIANTGIGCGDRVVDAGTGAGATALHFGNVVGEKGAVYSYEIREDFSEIAKRNIEGFGLTNVHIKCKDILDGIEEEDIDLVFLDLPKPWDVIENAKSALKISGYVATYTPYIEQVQILHKVLKKYEFSNLTTIECISREIEVKNKGTRPKTRAVGHTGYLTFARNL
- the pyrB gene encoding aspartate carbamoyltransferase; protein product: MAFNQQNIISIRDFDKKDIEYILKIATKMEPIARSKQKSDILFGKLLGMLFYEPSTRTRLSFEAAMKRLGGSTIGFAEAGTSSATKGENLTDTARIVGEYSDALVIRHNKEGTARFVADIVDVPVINAGDGAGQHPTQTLLDLFTMKRIFGKIDDLHISLVGDLKYGRTVHSLAYALAMFNVDVSFVSPKELKMPHEILHDLGKSGVEVYETEDIHDILDKTDILYVTRIQKERFPDPQEYSKIKGAYTIDSNLLEGSNAVVMHPLPRVDEISHDVDNTRYEKYFEQAFYGVPVRMALLKSLIK
- a CDS encoding orc1/cdc6 family replication initiation protein; this encodes MNIFEELGEKNTVFKYKKYLDHRFLPDKLPHREEQIRSVAKYWIEALRNVTPPDVTIYGKTGTGKTAVAKLAKKQLLQVAKEKNVNVRVEYVRCTDYTTEYQVIAHLCQQLGQNVPYRGWTKAEVIQSFRNLFKKNVFGKDLILIILLDEIDILLKNDGDGLLYTLTRTDNVAIASISNYVEFKKFIKPRVKSSLRDREIVFPPYNAQQLVDILKERAELSFRENALDDDVIPLCAALAAKEEGDARYALDLLRTSGELADEKSSDIVYEEYVREAKDYIEHNKVTDIIMTLPSQQQKVLESLLYLTKRKEEITSGRLYEVYKEFSKGDSVSYRRIFDFINELEMLGLISTKTISRGRGKGRTNIIDLQCEIGLLEDAMWSA
- a CDS encoding DUF2299 family protein; its protein translation is MSKIENKVQKWLSDEGLFRQKVPDDNTNFHFIINYPEGHVLDVIQPKGKDDLIVIGCATNVSPEHVSKINALTDDKKEKFIWDFRFLLNGQFVDFQLEHPNNVLQSFVITEEIYEDGLSKDRLISTVKKIFRAKLQGIWKIQKKFGIIDEEQKNVQQDNMYV
- a CDS encoding cobalamin biosynthesis protein, which encodes MDPRLNIIIIIFIAVILDLILGEPPAKIHPVVWMGKLIDYFRNYLIKYRNKLSGILLTLIIALIFTLATYVLLNWLTFNYIIYILVSAVVLSITFAIKALYNAAEGIENDLNVDIVRARKSMSYLVSRNTDELSQSEIVSAAIETLTENITDSVIAPLFYAFIFSVPGAVVYRAINTLDAMVGYKTPENIEIGWFPAKTDDVLNYIPARITGILVVIAAALLRMDWRNAYRIMMRDARNPESPNSGYPMAAAAGALGIKLKKIGYYEIGDEIDVLSPDKVAKAVSLSKMTITLFLLSAAILYLLILFIFL
- a CDS encoding cobalt-precorrin 5A hydrolase — encoded protein: MKIAIITITDDAQVLAFRLAVRLEDDPTVITVSIFHKNVKNALEVAFREYDCIICIMAAGIVVRNICGLIKNKMEDPAVIVMDDAGKHVISLLSGHFGGANSIALKTAEIIGAKPVITTATDVHGKIGIDTIAGKYFLDIDDPGRIKGINNALLEDKTPDLYIPERFNFIFDDPLITSSYNEYKSVDDHLKAVFEDNEIILKPKKLVAGIGARKGVSQAMVQKAIEGMIYQLDLFVERIDAISTAEIKQHESGIIETALKLDLPLEIVSMDKIKNFNDPQCSKSDFVKDKFGVYGISEPSALIAAGKGSKLIFRKTAFNGVTVALAVSSN
- a CDS encoding UPF0147 family protein, giving the protein MSEDAFDRVNQILHHIMEDTSVPRNIRRAAEESKDILAKDDEDPTVRASTVISILDEISNDPNIPIHARTLIWNILSELESI
- a CDS encoding class II aldolase/adducin family protein → MDKDGIIKEIIRVSHYIYKKHLVPGKSGNISARFDENGVQKVAITRSGIAKKNVTQNDIIIIDLDGNVLEGDKKPSSETFLHLGIYKNRDDIMGIVHGHPPYATGFSMSDKPLKRLEGFGVIKNPVIPFVKYSKPGSDELAKDTAQIMKNEDVVILKNHGLVAAGVDLDEAAILAEFIEDIAKTQFIANALNSIS
- a CDS encoding DNA-directed DNA polymerase II small subunit is translated as MNNDIIVKFTNANILVNDKAYERIKNHENSHNVTDSLIEELLYSNEDIFVLTEEILDKFLKEKDSENIITDDETAGDLTPSKNISKPPQKKFSSGRPFDFHVIQDTSRKSYTSGEIKDFSSYFKSRFEKLRGFLDKRGELKDHRPINRIRNTEDVVKIIGMVNDVINTKNNHKIIELEDETGNINILIHNENHKLFEKSELIVKDEVIGVIGSKKGNFVIASDLVHPGVPRIDEKPMDFSAVFISDVHIGSSTFLGDAFNKFIKWINTDFGDNEQVKIAENVKYLVVAGDVVDGIGVYPHQEKELTIKDIYQQYEEAARLFGEIRNDIKIVIAPGNHDATRLAEPQPSISEEYAKSLCELKNVEFVSNPGIVSLDGINTLIYHGRSFDDLAMTIKGLSHQESDLIMKELLEKRHLAPIYGERTPLASEYEDHLVIEEIPDVFHTGHVHINAYKKHKGIHMINSGTFQSQTEFQKIYNIMPTCGEVPVLNKGVLKLLKFTN